In the Larimichthys crocea isolate SSNF chromosome XXI, L_crocea_2.0, whole genome shotgun sequence genome, one interval contains:
- the tjp1b gene encoding tight junction protein ZO-1 isoform X2: MITCAFLWVGFLVAVDSTMVNYQKYITVMQLALGVTASNKEHCLPPRKRMWIHPSPTAGSGTAASSESTNQGKPSLRRIKGRIHRSKSLDSIDLLDSNSAAMEETVIWEQHTVTLHRAPGFGFGIAISGGRDNPHFQSGETSIVISDVLKGGPAEGLLQENDRVVMVNAVSMDNVEHAYAVQQLRKSGKIAKITIRRKRKVHVPMGRLGERETMSEHDEEEDSYDEEIYETRSGRSGAYSGVGGAMGRRSGRSSGRRDRERERSGSRERSLSPRSDRRSHNLPPRPAKVTLVKSRKNEEYGLRLASHIFVKDISPESLAARDGNIQEGDVVLKINGTVTENLSLIDAKKLIERSKGKLKMVVQRDDRATLLNIPDLDDSIPSANASDRDDISDIHSLASDHSNRSHDRHRSSRSRSPDRRSEPSDHSRHSPPQISNGSWRIPHRSRDDERMSKQASTPAKLPEEVPLPKPKESAIAREEKQLPPLPEPKPVYAQPGQPDVDLPVSPSDAPVPSAAHDDSILRPSMKLVKFKKGESVGLRLAGGNDVGIFVAGVLEDSPAAKEGLEEGDQILRVNNVDFANIIREEAVLFLLDLPKGEEVTILAQKKKDVYRRIVESDVGDSFYIRTHFEYEKESPYGLSFNKGEVFRVVDTLYNGKLGSWLAIRIGKNHQEVERGIIPNKNRAEQLSSVQYTLPKTAGGDRADFWRFRGLRSSKRNLRKSREDLSSQPVQTKFPAYERVVLREAGFLRPVVIFGPIADVAREKLAREEPDLFELAKSEPRDAGTDQRSSGIIRLHTIKQIIDRDKHAVLDITPNAVDRLNYAQWYPIVVFLNPDNKQGVKNMRTRLCPESRKSARKLYERAIKLRKNNHHLFTTTINLNNMNDGWYGALKETIQQQQNQLVWVSEGKADGTTEDDLDIHDDRLSYLSAPGSEYSMYSTDSRHTSDYEDTDTEGGAYTDQELDETLNDEVGLPTEPAITRSSEPVREDPPVIQDTPGYPGYQHPVQPEPASRIDPAGFKMAAPQQQDEASLPMPSLPPTVVTPPAVEQPVQLEGMHLEEPPAAAAAPQADSLSSPSPAPELIQPPPPPHEPHPSGPPGPEPKMYKKDLYNMEDPVRINHGLKQSLSYSHQPPYQDKQPYREYDHPPYGYDGGGYTEPKPHNTDSHLHYDNRVPHYNEQWSPYDQQTSSSQPAGYQPGHQQPMGYSPRSPYDDGPGRDYSPPQPRYDEAPPVGYDGRRHSKPGPIRYDEPPPPPPVSYDARSPYEAEPHGFPINSPRSPEPPKQYYGDSGLRPTYIPGPPNRGYKPGMHDPMINSEPTIPPPPPKPETLSSPGEPAISPGSKPFPPPPREDPDEDPAMKPQSVLNRVKMFENKRSVSMDRAKEGESSALRPADVPKPVSAPGPVLKANSLSNLEQEKSTYRAPEPQKPHTKPLDDVMRSNHYDPDEDEEYYRKQLSYFDRRSFDSKAMGQPSPGINRFHDLPKPAQLSYPYNRVESVEKVSPVEKRYEPLPQISPSSQYGPPAPAVPPNTLPKLSPNDANSIPEPLTSPNPKPELAALRPPSRDEPTPGGYLPPRGLPDKSPVNGTDPAPPKTLPTPAPTSYNRYVPKPYTSSARPFERKFESPKFNHNLLPNDTQVKTDLLIKPSVVSNSGGKPQLSPQPLDHDSGLDTFTRTMDNRPKYQHNNINAIPKAIPVSPSTLDDDDEDEGHTVVATARGIFNCNGGVLSSIETGVSIIIPQGAIPESVEQEIYFKVCRDNSILPPLDKEKGETLLSPLVMCGPHGLKFLKPVELRLPHCASMTPDGWSFALKSSDSSSGDPKTWQNKSLPGDPNYLVGANCVSVLIDHF; this comes from the exons AGCGCAGCGATGGAGGAGACTGTCATTTGGGAACAGCACACAGTAACACTACACAGG gCACCAGGGTTTGGCTTCGGGATAGCCATATCAGGAGGTCGGGATAACCCTCATTTTCAGAGCGGCGAGACCTCCATTGTCATCTCGGATGTGCTGAAAGGAGGCCCAGCCGAAGGCCTACTGCA GGAAAATGACAGAGTGGTTATGGTCAATGCCGTCTCCATGGACAATGTGGAGCACGCGTACGCCGTCCAGCAGCTTCGTAAAAGTGGAAAGATTGCCAAAATT ACAATCAGGCGGAAGAGGAAGGTGCATGTCCCCATGGGCCGCCTAGGGGAGAGGGAAACTATGTCAGAAcacgatgaggaggaggatagcTATGATGAAGAGATATACGAGACGCGGAGCGGACGCAGCGGTGCTTACAGCGGTGTGGGCGGGGCCATGGGCAGGCGCAGCGGCCGGAGTAGTGGGCGAAGGGACAGGGAGCGTGAACGCAGCGGCTCGAGGGAGAGGAGTCTCTCCCCACGCTCCGACCGCCGCTCACACAACCTGCCCCCACGTCCTGCCAAGGTCACACTTGTCAAATCGCGTAAAAATGAAG AATATGGCCTGCGCCTGGCCAGCCACATCTTTGTCAAGGACATTTCCCCTGAGAGCCTGGCAGCCAGGGACGGCAACATCCAGGAAGGGGATGTTGTACTGAAG ATCAATGGCACAGTGACAGAGAACCTCTCCTTGATAGACGCCAAGAAGCTGATAGAAAGGTCAAAGGGCAAGCTAAAAATGGTTGTGCAGAGGGACGACAGGGCGACCCTGCTGAACATCCCTGACCTTGATGACAGCATTCCTTCAGCCAACGCCTCCGACCGAGACG ACATTTCAGATATTCATTCACTGGCATCCGATCATTCGAATCGATCGCATGACAGGCATCGTAGCAGCCGCTCCCGCTCTCCGGACAGGCGATCTGAACCCTCAGACCACTCCAGACACTCACCCCCGCAAATCAGCAATGGCAG CTGGAGAATACC tCACAGAAGTCGTGATGACGAACGGATGTCGAAGCAGGCTTCAACACCAGCGAAGCTACCAGAGGAGGTTCCTCTGCCCAAACCGAAGGAGTCGGCTATTGCTAGAGAGGAGAAACAGCTCCCACCGCTCCCAG agcCCAAGCCAGTGTATGCTCAGCCTGGACAGCCAGATGTAGACCTGCCAGTCAGTCCTTCTGATGCCCCTGTGCCAAGCGCTGCCCACGATGATAGCATCCTACG GCCAAGCATGAAGCTGGTGAAGTTCAAGAAGGGGGAGAGCGTGGGGCTGCGGCTGGCTGGGGGGAATGACGTAGGCATCTTCGTAGCAGGAGTGCTGGAGGATAGCCCAGCTGCTAAGGAGGGCCTGGAGGAGGGCGACCAAATTCTCAGG GTAAATAATGTAGATTTTGCAAACATAATCCGAGAGGAGGCGGTGCTGTTCCTCCTGGACCTTCCTAAGGGTGAAGAGGTCACCATTCTGGcccagaagaagaaagatg tgtACCGGCGGATCGTGGAGTCAGATGTCGGTGACTCCTTCTACATCCGGACGCACTTTGAGTACGAGAAGGAATCTCCGTATGGCTTAAGCTTTAACAAGGGGGAGGTGTTCCGTGTCGTGGACACCCTCTACAATGGCAAGCTTGGCTCCTGGCTGGCTATTCGCATCGGCAAAAACCACCAAGAGGTGGAGAGGGGTATCATCCCCAACAAAAACAG AGCGGAGCAGCTCTCCAGCGTGCAATACACTCTCCCTAAAACAGCAGGGGGTGACAGGGCTGACTTCTGGAGGTTTCGTGGTCTTCGCAGCTCCAAGAGGAACCTGAGAAAGAGCAGGGAGGACTTGTCCTCTCAGCCAGTCCAAACAAAGTTCCCAGCGTATGAAAGAGTTGTACTCAGAGAGG CTGGTTTCCTGAGGCCTGTCGTCATATTTGGGCCCATCGCTGATGTTGCTCGAGAAAAACTCGCCCGAGAAGAGCCAGATTTGTTTGAGCTTGCAA AGAGTGAACCAAGAGACGCAGGAACGGACCAGCGTAGTTCAGGAATCATTCGCCTTCATACCATTAAGCAGATCATTGACCGA GACAAACATGCTGTGTTGGACATCACCCCAAACGCTGTCGACAGGCTGAACTATGCTCAGTGGTACCCGATTGTTGTATTCCTAAATCCTGATAATAAGCAGGGTGTGAAGAACATGAGGACCAGACTGTGTCCAGAGTCCAGGAAGAGCGCCAGGAAGCTCTATGAGAGAGCCATCAAACTGAGGAAGAATAATCACCACCTGTTCACCA CCACCATCAACTTGAACAATATGAATGACGGCTGGTATGGCGCTCTGAAAGAAACAATCCAGCAACAGCAGAACCAGCTGGTGTGGGTGTCAGAGGGCAAG GCGGACGGCACTACAGAGGACGATTTGGATATCCACGACGACCGTCTGTCCTACCTTTCAGCGCCAGGCAGTGAATACTCCATGTACAGCACGGACAGCCGCCACACTTCTGATTACGAGGACACGGACACGGAGGGTGGCGCGTACACGGACCAGGAGCTGGACGAGACTTTGAACGACGAGGTGGGTCTGCCCACGGAGCCCGCCATCACCCGCTCTTCCGAACCTGTGCGAGAAGACCCGCCTGTAATTCAGGACACCCCTGGTTACCCTGGATACCAGCACCCTGTACAGCCTGAACCAGCCAGTCGAATTGACCCCGCTGGGTTCAAGATGGCCGCTCCGCAACAG CAAGATGAGGCTTCTCTGCCCATGCCCTCGTTGCCTCCGACGGTGGTAACGCCCCCTGCTGTTGAGCAGCCTGTACAGCTAGAGGGTATGCACCTAGAGGAGCCGCCTGCTGCAGCCGCAGCTCCTCAGGCTGACTCACTTAGCAGCCCCAGCCCTGCCCCTGAGCTTATTcagcccccaccaccaccacacgaACCCCACCCGTCTGGACCGCCTGGTCCAGAACCAAAG ATGTACAAGAAAGATCTGTACAATATGGAGGACCCCGTGCGAATCAACCATGGCCTGAAGCAGTCTTTGAGCTACAGTCACCAGCCGCCGTACCAGGACAAACAGCCATACCGCGAATACGACCACCCGCCTTACGGATATGATGGAGGCGGCTACACAGAACCAAAGCCTCACAACACTGACTCTCACCTGCACTACGACAACCGTGTGCCTCATTATAACGAACAGTGGTCCCCCTATGACCAGCAGACCTCGTCCTCTCAGCCCGCAGGGTACCAGCCGGGCCACCAGCAACCCATGGGCTACAGCCCCAGGTCCCCCTACGACGACGGACCAGGGAGGGACTACAGCCCCCCTCAGCCGCGCTACGATGAGGCCCCACCAGTGGGCTATGATGGCAGACGTCACAGTAAACCTGGGCCCATTCGTTACGATgaacccccacctccacccccagTTAGCTATGACGCCCGCTCTCCTTATGAGGCAGAACCTCACGGCTTCCCCATCAATTCACCTCGATCGCCGGAGCCCCCAAAGCAGTATTACGGTGACTCTGGTCTGAGGCCCACCTACATTCCTGGACCTCCAAACCGGGGCTATAAGCCAGGGATGCACGACCCTATGATAAACTCTGAACCCACgatcccccctcctcctccaaaacCAGAGACCCTCTCGTCGCCAGGTGAACCAGCGATCAGTCCAGGCTCCAAACCTTTCCCTCCCCCGCCCCGGGAAGACCCGGATGAGGACCCGGCCATGAAACCACAGTCGGTGCTCAACAGAGTCAAGATGTTTGAGAATAAACGGTCTGTTTCTATGGACAGGGCTAAAGAAGGAGAGTCATCTGCACTGAGG CCTGCAGATGTTCCTAAACCTGTGAGTGCACCTGGCCCAGTCCTCAAAGCCAATTCCCTCAGCAACCTGGAGCAGGAGAAGTCCACCTATAG GGCTCCTGAGCCACAGAAGCCCCATACTAAACCTCTGGATGATGTAATGCGTTCCAACCACTATGACccagatgaggatgaggagtaCTACAGGAAGCAGCTGTCCTACTTTGATCGCCGTAGCTTTGATAGCAAGGCCATGGGCCAACCCAGTCCTGGTATCAACCGCTTCCATGATCTGCCCAAACCGGCTCAGCTGTCTTACCCATACAACAG AGTTGAGTCTGTAGAGAAGGTGAGTCCGGTGGAGAAACGGTACGAACCCCTGCCCCAAATCAGCCCATCGTCTCAGTATGGGCCGCCCGCACCTGCAGTACCACCCAACACACTGCCCAAGCTCAGCCCCAATGACG CTAACTCCATACCCGAGCCGTTGACCTCACCAAATCCTAAACCTGAGCTGGCAGCTCTCAGGCCACCCAGCAGGGACGAACCCACACCAGGAGGCTACCTGCCCCCGAGGGGCCTGCCCGACAAATCCCCAGTCAACGGCACTGATCCAGCACCCCCAAAGACGCTGCCGACTCCTGCTCCAACCAGCTACAACCGCTACGTCCCCAAGCCGTACACCAGCTCAGCCCGGCCCTTTGAGCGCAAGTTTGAGAGCCCCAAGTTCAACCACAACCTGCTGCCCaatgacacacaggtgaagacGGACCTCCTCATTAAGCCCAGTGTGGTGAGCAACAGCGGCGGGAAGCCTCAGCTGTCACCACAGCCTCTGGACCACGACAGTGGCCTGGACACCTTCACACGCACTATGGACAACAGGCCCAAATACCAGCACAATAACATCAACGCCATCCCCAAGGCCATCCCTGTAAG CCCCAGCACGCTGGACGATGACGACGAGGACGAAGGGCACACAGTGGTGGCCACCGCCCGAGGGATCTTTAACTGTAACGGAGGCGTCCTGAGCTCCATTGAGACAGGCGTCAGCATCATTATCCCCCAGGGTGCCATCCCTGAGAGCGTGGAGCAGGAGATATACTTCAAGGTGTGCCGGGACAACAGCATCCTGCCCCCCCTCGACAAGGAGAAAG GAGAAACGCTGCTAAGTCCGCTGGTGATGTGTGGCCCTCATGGACTCAAGTTCCTGAAGCCGGTGGAGCTGCGCTTACCTCACTGTGCGTCAATGACCCCTGATGGTTGGTCTTTTGCTCTAAAATCCTCCGACTCCTCGTCGG GTGATCCTAAAACCTGGCAGAACAAATCTCTCCCTGGAGACCCAAACTACCTGGTGGGTGcaaactgtgtgtctgtgctcattGACCACTTCTGA
- the tjp1b gene encoding tight junction protein ZO-1 isoform X3: protein MITCAFLWVGFLVAVDSTMVNYQKYITVMQLALGVTASNKEHCLPPRKRMWIHPSPTAGSGTAASSESTNQGKPSLRRIKGRIHRSKSLDSIDLLDSNSAAMEETVIWEQHTVTLHRAPGFGFGIAISGGRDNPHFQSGETSIVISDVLKGGPAEGLLQENDRVVMVNAVSMDNVEHAYAVQQLRKSGKIAKITIRRKRKVHVPMGRLGERETMSEHDEEEDSYDEEIYETRSGRSGAYSGVGGAMGRRSGRSSGRRDRERERSGSRERSLSPRSDRRSHNLPPRPAKVTLVKSRKNEAEYGLRLASHIFVKDISPESLAARDGNIQEGDVVLKINGTVTENLSLIDAKKLIERSKGKLKMVVQRDDRATLLNIPDLDDSIPSANASDRDDISDIHSLASDHSNRSHDRHRSSRSRSPDRRSEPSDHSRHSPPQISNGSHRSRDDERMSKQASTPAKLPEEVPLPKPKESAIAREEKQLPPLPEPKPVYAQPGQPDVDLPVSPSDAPVPSAAHDDSILRPSMKLVKFKKGESVGLRLAGGNDVGIFVAGVLEDSPAAKEGLEEGDQILRVNNVDFANIIREEAVLFLLDLPKGEEVTILAQKKKDVYRRIVESDVGDSFYIRTHFEYEKESPYGLSFNKGEVFRVVDTLYNGKLGSWLAIRIGKNHQEVERGIIPNKNRAEQLSSVQYTLPKTAGGDRADFWRFRGLRSSKRNLRKSREDLSSQPVQTKFPAYERVVLREAGFLRPVVIFGPIADVAREKLAREEPDLFELAKSEPRDAGTDQRSSGIIRLHTIKQIIDRDKHAVLDITPNAVDRLNYAQWYPIVVFLNPDNKQGVKNMRTRLCPESRKSARKLYERAIKLRKNNHHLFTTTINLNNMNDGWYGALKETIQQQQNQLVWVSEGKADGTTEDDLDIHDDRLSYLSAPGSEYSMYSTDSRHTSDYEDTDTEGGAYTDQELDETLNDEVGLPTEPAITRSSEPVREDPPVIQDTPGYPGYQHPVQPEPASRIDPAGFKMAAPQQQDEASLPMPSLPPTVVTPPAVEQPVQLEGMHLEEPPAAAAAPQADSLSSPSPAPELIQPPPPPHEPHPSGPPGPEPKMYKKDLYNMEDPVRINHGLKQSLSYSHQPPYQDKQPYREYDHPPYGYDGGGYTEPKPHNTDSHLHYDNRVPHYNEQWSPYDQQTSSSQPAGYQPGHQQPMGYSPRSPYDDGPGRDYSPPQPRYDEAPPVGYDGRRHSKPGPIRYDEPPPPPPVSYDARSPYEAEPHGFPINSPRSPEPPKQYYGDSGLRPTYIPGPPNRGYKPGMHDPMINSEPTIPPPPPKPETLSSPGEPAISPGSKPFPPPPREDPDEDPAMKPQSVLNRVKMFENKRSVSMDRAKEGESSALRPADVPKPVSAPGPVLKANSLSNLEQEKSTYRAPEPQKPHTKPLDDVMRSNHYDPDEDEEYYRKQLSYFDRRSFDSKAMGQPSPGINRFHDLPKPAQLSYPYNRVESVEKVSPVEKRYEPLPQISPSSQYGPPAPAVPPNTLPKLSPNDANSIPEPLTSPNPKPELAALRPPSRDEPTPGGYLPPRGLPDKSPVNGTDPAPPKTLPTPAPTSYNRYVPKPYTSSARPFERKFESPKFNHNLLPNDTQVKTDLLIKPSVVSNSGGKPQLSPQPLDHDSGLDTFTRTMDNRPKYQHNNINAIPKAIPVSPSTLDDDDEDEGHTVVATARGIFNCNGGVLSSIETGVSIIIPQGAIPESVEQEIYFKVCRDNSILPPLDKEKGETLLSPLVMCGPHGLKFLKPVELRLPHCASMTPDGWSFALKSSDSSSGDPKTWQNKSLPGDPNYLVGANCVSVLIDHF, encoded by the exons AGCGCAGCGATGGAGGAGACTGTCATTTGGGAACAGCACACAGTAACACTACACAGG gCACCAGGGTTTGGCTTCGGGATAGCCATATCAGGAGGTCGGGATAACCCTCATTTTCAGAGCGGCGAGACCTCCATTGTCATCTCGGATGTGCTGAAAGGAGGCCCAGCCGAAGGCCTACTGCA GGAAAATGACAGAGTGGTTATGGTCAATGCCGTCTCCATGGACAATGTGGAGCACGCGTACGCCGTCCAGCAGCTTCGTAAAAGTGGAAAGATTGCCAAAATT ACAATCAGGCGGAAGAGGAAGGTGCATGTCCCCATGGGCCGCCTAGGGGAGAGGGAAACTATGTCAGAAcacgatgaggaggaggatagcTATGATGAAGAGATATACGAGACGCGGAGCGGACGCAGCGGTGCTTACAGCGGTGTGGGCGGGGCCATGGGCAGGCGCAGCGGCCGGAGTAGTGGGCGAAGGGACAGGGAGCGTGAACGCAGCGGCTCGAGGGAGAGGAGTCTCTCCCCACGCTCCGACCGCCGCTCACACAACCTGCCCCCACGTCCTGCCAAGGTCACACTTGTCAAATCGCGTAAAAATGAAG CAGAATATGGCCTGCGCCTGGCCAGCCACATCTTTGTCAAGGACATTTCCCCTGAGAGCCTGGCAGCCAGGGACGGCAACATCCAGGAAGGGGATGTTGTACTGAAG ATCAATGGCACAGTGACAGAGAACCTCTCCTTGATAGACGCCAAGAAGCTGATAGAAAGGTCAAAGGGCAAGCTAAAAATGGTTGTGCAGAGGGACGACAGGGCGACCCTGCTGAACATCCCTGACCTTGATGACAGCATTCCTTCAGCCAACGCCTCCGACCGAGACG ACATTTCAGATATTCATTCACTGGCATCCGATCATTCGAATCGATCGCATGACAGGCATCGTAGCAGCCGCTCCCGCTCTCCGGACAGGCGATCTGAACCCTCAGACCACTCCAGACACTCACCCCCGCAAATCAGCAATGGCAG tCACAGAAGTCGTGATGACGAACGGATGTCGAAGCAGGCTTCAACACCAGCGAAGCTACCAGAGGAGGTTCCTCTGCCCAAACCGAAGGAGTCGGCTATTGCTAGAGAGGAGAAACAGCTCCCACCGCTCCCAG agcCCAAGCCAGTGTATGCTCAGCCTGGACAGCCAGATGTAGACCTGCCAGTCAGTCCTTCTGATGCCCCTGTGCCAAGCGCTGCCCACGATGATAGCATCCTACG GCCAAGCATGAAGCTGGTGAAGTTCAAGAAGGGGGAGAGCGTGGGGCTGCGGCTGGCTGGGGGGAATGACGTAGGCATCTTCGTAGCAGGAGTGCTGGAGGATAGCCCAGCTGCTAAGGAGGGCCTGGAGGAGGGCGACCAAATTCTCAGG GTAAATAATGTAGATTTTGCAAACATAATCCGAGAGGAGGCGGTGCTGTTCCTCCTGGACCTTCCTAAGGGTGAAGAGGTCACCATTCTGGcccagaagaagaaagatg tgtACCGGCGGATCGTGGAGTCAGATGTCGGTGACTCCTTCTACATCCGGACGCACTTTGAGTACGAGAAGGAATCTCCGTATGGCTTAAGCTTTAACAAGGGGGAGGTGTTCCGTGTCGTGGACACCCTCTACAATGGCAAGCTTGGCTCCTGGCTGGCTATTCGCATCGGCAAAAACCACCAAGAGGTGGAGAGGGGTATCATCCCCAACAAAAACAG AGCGGAGCAGCTCTCCAGCGTGCAATACACTCTCCCTAAAACAGCAGGGGGTGACAGGGCTGACTTCTGGAGGTTTCGTGGTCTTCGCAGCTCCAAGAGGAACCTGAGAAAGAGCAGGGAGGACTTGTCCTCTCAGCCAGTCCAAACAAAGTTCCCAGCGTATGAAAGAGTTGTACTCAGAGAGG CTGGTTTCCTGAGGCCTGTCGTCATATTTGGGCCCATCGCTGATGTTGCTCGAGAAAAACTCGCCCGAGAAGAGCCAGATTTGTTTGAGCTTGCAA AGAGTGAACCAAGAGACGCAGGAACGGACCAGCGTAGTTCAGGAATCATTCGCCTTCATACCATTAAGCAGATCATTGACCGA GACAAACATGCTGTGTTGGACATCACCCCAAACGCTGTCGACAGGCTGAACTATGCTCAGTGGTACCCGATTGTTGTATTCCTAAATCCTGATAATAAGCAGGGTGTGAAGAACATGAGGACCAGACTGTGTCCAGAGTCCAGGAAGAGCGCCAGGAAGCTCTATGAGAGAGCCATCAAACTGAGGAAGAATAATCACCACCTGTTCACCA CCACCATCAACTTGAACAATATGAATGACGGCTGGTATGGCGCTCTGAAAGAAACAATCCAGCAACAGCAGAACCAGCTGGTGTGGGTGTCAGAGGGCAAG GCGGACGGCACTACAGAGGACGATTTGGATATCCACGACGACCGTCTGTCCTACCTTTCAGCGCCAGGCAGTGAATACTCCATGTACAGCACGGACAGCCGCCACACTTCTGATTACGAGGACACGGACACGGAGGGTGGCGCGTACACGGACCAGGAGCTGGACGAGACTTTGAACGACGAGGTGGGTCTGCCCACGGAGCCCGCCATCACCCGCTCTTCCGAACCTGTGCGAGAAGACCCGCCTGTAATTCAGGACACCCCTGGTTACCCTGGATACCAGCACCCTGTACAGCCTGAACCAGCCAGTCGAATTGACCCCGCTGGGTTCAAGATGGCCGCTCCGCAACAG CAAGATGAGGCTTCTCTGCCCATGCCCTCGTTGCCTCCGACGGTGGTAACGCCCCCTGCTGTTGAGCAGCCTGTACAGCTAGAGGGTATGCACCTAGAGGAGCCGCCTGCTGCAGCCGCAGCTCCTCAGGCTGACTCACTTAGCAGCCCCAGCCCTGCCCCTGAGCTTATTcagcccccaccaccaccacacgaACCCCACCCGTCTGGACCGCCTGGTCCAGAACCAAAG ATGTACAAGAAAGATCTGTACAATATGGAGGACCCCGTGCGAATCAACCATGGCCTGAAGCAGTCTTTGAGCTACAGTCACCAGCCGCCGTACCAGGACAAACAGCCATACCGCGAATACGACCACCCGCCTTACGGATATGATGGAGGCGGCTACACAGAACCAAAGCCTCACAACACTGACTCTCACCTGCACTACGACAACCGTGTGCCTCATTATAACGAACAGTGGTCCCCCTATGACCAGCAGACCTCGTCCTCTCAGCCCGCAGGGTACCAGCCGGGCCACCAGCAACCCATGGGCTACAGCCCCAGGTCCCCCTACGACGACGGACCAGGGAGGGACTACAGCCCCCCTCAGCCGCGCTACGATGAGGCCCCACCAGTGGGCTATGATGGCAGACGTCACAGTAAACCTGGGCCCATTCGTTACGATgaacccccacctccacccccagTTAGCTATGACGCCCGCTCTCCTTATGAGGCAGAACCTCACGGCTTCCCCATCAATTCACCTCGATCGCCGGAGCCCCCAAAGCAGTATTACGGTGACTCTGGTCTGAGGCCCACCTACATTCCTGGACCTCCAAACCGGGGCTATAAGCCAGGGATGCACGACCCTATGATAAACTCTGAACCCACgatcccccctcctcctccaaaacCAGAGACCCTCTCGTCGCCAGGTGAACCAGCGATCAGTCCAGGCTCCAAACCTTTCCCTCCCCCGCCCCGGGAAGACCCGGATGAGGACCCGGCCATGAAACCACAGTCGGTGCTCAACAGAGTCAAGATGTTTGAGAATAAACGGTCTGTTTCTATGGACAGGGCTAAAGAAGGAGAGTCATCTGCACTGAGG CCTGCAGATGTTCCTAAACCTGTGAGTGCACCTGGCCCAGTCCTCAAAGCCAATTCCCTCAGCAACCTGGAGCAGGAGAAGTCCACCTATAG GGCTCCTGAGCCACAGAAGCCCCATACTAAACCTCTGGATGATGTAATGCGTTCCAACCACTATGACccagatgaggatgaggagtaCTACAGGAAGCAGCTGTCCTACTTTGATCGCCGTAGCTTTGATAGCAAGGCCATGGGCCAACCCAGTCCTGGTATCAACCGCTTCCATGATCTGCCCAAACCGGCTCAGCTGTCTTACCCATACAACAG AGTTGAGTCTGTAGAGAAGGTGAGTCCGGTGGAGAAACGGTACGAACCCCTGCCCCAAATCAGCCCATCGTCTCAGTATGGGCCGCCCGCACCTGCAGTACCACCCAACACACTGCCCAAGCTCAGCCCCAATGACG CTAACTCCATACCCGAGCCGTTGACCTCACCAAATCCTAAACCTGAGCTGGCAGCTCTCAGGCCACCCAGCAGGGACGAACCCACACCAGGAGGCTACCTGCCCCCGAGGGGCCTGCCCGACAAATCCCCAGTCAACGGCACTGATCCAGCACCCCCAAAGACGCTGCCGACTCCTGCTCCAACCAGCTACAACCGCTACGTCCCCAAGCCGTACACCAGCTCAGCCCGGCCCTTTGAGCGCAAGTTTGAGAGCCCCAAGTTCAACCACAACCTGCTGCCCaatgacacacaggtgaagacGGACCTCCTCATTAAGCCCAGTGTGGTGAGCAACAGCGGCGGGAAGCCTCAGCTGTCACCACAGCCTCTGGACCACGACAGTGGCCTGGACACCTTCACACGCACTATGGACAACAGGCCCAAATACCAGCACAATAACATCAACGCCATCCCCAAGGCCATCCCTGTAAG CCCCAGCACGCTGGACGATGACGACGAGGACGAAGGGCACACAGTGGTGGCCACCGCCCGAGGGATCTTTAACTGTAACGGAGGCGTCCTGAGCTCCATTGAGACAGGCGTCAGCATCATTATCCCCCAGGGTGCCATCCCTGAGAGCGTGGAGCAGGAGATATACTTCAAGGTGTGCCGGGACAACAGCATCCTGCCCCCCCTCGACAAGGAGAAAG GAGAAACGCTGCTAAGTCCGCTGGTGATGTGTGGCCCTCATGGACTCAAGTTCCTGAAGCCGGTGGAGCTGCGCTTACCTCACTGTGCGTCAATGACCCCTGATGGTTGGTCTTTTGCTCTAAAATCCTCCGACTCCTCGTCGG GTGATCCTAAAACCTGGCAGAACAAATCTCTCCCTGGAGACCCAAACTACCTGGTGGGTGcaaactgtgtgtctgtgctcattGACCACTTCTGA